The Phormidium yuhuli AB48 DNA window CAGCCAATGCTACGGCAGATATTGACGCGCTCATGGGCTATTTAGACTAGGGAGCCGTTGCCGCTTGAGGCGGCTCTATTGACCCATTTGGCGTTTTAGTTGGTTTAACTCGTCTTCGGTTTCCCAATCACTAAAGACTTGTTCTAGGGGATCGACGGCGGTTTTGGGAAAGCGGGTCTGGCTGGGATTGTCCCAACCGGACACCCGCTCGCTGCTAGGTTGCGCCTGTTGAGCACGCCATTGAGCCGCTTTGGCATGGACTTCTTGGCGGCGGGACTGAATCGTCTCTTTGAGAGTTTTGGCCTGACTGAGCCGCTCTTGCACCCCTTGGCGCTGTCCCCAAAGCTGATTCCCCTGCCGTAAGAGCAAGGCTTCTCGTTCTTGGGCGGGTTTGACGAGGTCGTCCCGTCCGGCAGCTTGGGCTTTCTGGATGCGACCATGCCAACGTTGGATATCTTGGGCGGTGCTTAGGATGTCTTCTTCAAGCTTTTTTTCCTGGGCTTGCAGGTTGGCAATTAGGCGCAGGGTATCTTCTTCTTGTTCCCGCAATTGCTCCTCGATCGCCTGCAATTCCAGATGGGGATGTGCGGCTAAAAATTCCTCTAAACGAGTTTCTAAAAAT harbors:
- a CDS encoding TIGR04376 family protein produces the protein MGLFEDLSQFLETRLEEFLAAHPHLELQAIEEQLREQEEDTLRLIANLQAQEKKLEEDILSTAQDIQRWHGRIQKAQAAGRDDLVKPAQEREALLLRQGNQLWGQRQGVQERLSQAKTLKETIQSRRQEVHAKAAQWRAQQAQPSSERVSGWDNPSQTRFPKTAVDPLEQVFSDWETEDELNQLKRQMGQ